The following are from one region of the Mesorhizobium sp. B2-8-5 genome:
- a CDS encoding GGDEF domain-containing protein, producing MTTKTPTAPVQTWKHLILLAVLGTAACVALSLGLNYLLLFSDSLTPFGRGAVTAIVVPIVIGLPLFALTGWQQIEMRRYRQELTRFGTYDQLTGCLNGKVFTSMVDRRAARPVGPRSGAFLVIHPQHLTSINLRFGLEWGDEALRLIASAIRSAVRKDDLIGRIGTSMFGVFLPGASEEDAKDVGERIRGTVGEIYFAPKGDKDVLAISVGGVIFERELDFEDMFRFAEEGMAEASDEAGLRLSHVTN from the coding sequence TTGACCACGAAAACACCGACCGCGCCGGTTCAAACGTGGAAGCACCTCATCTTGCTGGCCGTGCTTGGCACCGCCGCCTGCGTCGCGCTTTCGCTCGGGTTGAACTACCTGCTGCTTTTCAGCGACAGCCTCACACCATTCGGCCGCGGGGCCGTTACGGCAATCGTCGTGCCGATCGTCATCGGTCTGCCGTTGTTTGCCCTCACCGGCTGGCAACAGATCGAGATGCGCCGCTACCGGCAGGAACTCACCAGGTTCGGCACCTATGACCAACTGACCGGCTGCCTGAACGGCAAGGTGTTCACCTCGATGGTCGACAGGAGGGCGGCGAGACCGGTCGGCCCGCGCTCGGGGGCCTTTCTGGTGATCCATCCGCAACATCTGACGTCGATCAACCTGCGTTTCGGCCTCGAATGGGGCGACGAGGCCTTGCGGCTGATCGCGTCGGCCATCCGGTCCGCGGTGCGCAAGGACGATCTGATCGGCCGGATCGGAACCTCGATGTTCGGCGTCTTCCTGCCGGGCGCGAGCGAAGAGGACGCCAAGGACGTGGGCGAGCGCATTCGCGGCACGGTCGGCGAGATCTATTTCGCGCCGAAAGGCGACAAGGACGTGCTTGCGATCAGTGTCGGCGGCGTCATTTTCGAGCGTGAGCTGGATTTCGAGGACATGTTCCGCTTCGCGGAGGAAGGCATGGCCGAGGCCTCGGACGAAGCCGGCCTGCGGCTGTCGCACGTCACCAACTGA